In the genome of Triticum urartu cultivar G1812 unplaced genomic scaffold, Tu2.1 TuUngrouped_contig_4265, whole genome shotgun sequence, the window AGAGATTGCAATCGCGATATGAACATTCGATGCGTCCAGATCTGTCCCAATATTTGAAACGTTAGCCAATTAATATTTGCAGTAATATAATATTCTTACCGTCATTTTAGTTCGCGCCATTTAATCTTGCAATAAAATGATAATACCTAAATAAAGGTGTGTTAAAATGAGACATATACATGGTGCATTAAGCCCACACTATTCCCATAAATCGTGATCCTATTAAAGCGCTAACGGTCCCATAATCACTCATTGCTCCCTCAGATTGCAATCGTGGGATGCTGATTGGGCGGCATCCGAGGAGTTTGGATTTGTCCCCATATTTGGAACGTTCGTCAATTCACATTGGCGGTAAAATAATAGTATTACTTCATTTTTGGTCTCGCAAGAATTTGGTAACATGTAAATAATAAAGTGttaattattttattttatttagaaGTCTTTAAATTGGTCCCTCAAACGTGGCACAATACGAGTAACGGCTTAATAAAGTCGCTCCAGCTGTTGACAATGAATATATGGGGAGCCCGTCCTTTCGTTCCCAAAACAAAACCCCTGCTCACAGAGGACTCTCCATGGCTTCTCCCTTCCCACGCACGGCCAGGGTCCAATCCAAGGCGACACACAAGCCTCTGCTGGCGGCTTCCACTCCTCCCCGTCTCTCGCCGACCAGGGCACTAAGTTCTCAAAGGTACATCTCACTATCTCGAGTTAGGGCTTTTGGTAGATCTGTATTGTCCGAATCTGGTCTAAAAACTGCAAACATGTATGGATACTTGGATCCGATGCGCACTTCTTTGCTGCATGCTTTTGCATCTGTTTACGGGGGCATGATTGGGGTAGGTGGGTTGTTAACGTTTTGTCATTGTTCCAGATTGCAACTTCGCCTAACCAGTTTTTTCTTTTTGACAAAGATGGTCCATCTGAAATTGTTTCTTCACTTGATCTAATCATGCTAATGGAGTTTTTCGACCCGATCTAAAAATTAAAAATGTTTTGCAATACTTGCCTCCGATGTTCATCTCAgcatgttttttattttttgaatcCACCTCAGCATGTTCTTGAGAAACAATTGGCACCTCTATTTTCCCGATTGAAACTCTACTTAACTTATTTTTCTTTCTTGCTGATCCGAGCTGCATACTGGTGTTGTGAAAAATATAAATCTTCAGTAATATATGCATACTTAGCTCCGATTTCCACTCGCTTGACCATATACATGAATAaaattttatttttttaacaTATACCTTCTTGTTTAAAAGAACACTCTCTGGATTTCTCATCTAAAAGAAAGAGGACTACTGTGAGTAGCTCACTGAAGTTAGTCAATTCCACATGAGAAATTAAGAACATAATTCCTTGTTAGTTCACCATACTCATGATCATGAATCATGCTGCTGTTGATGGTATTAGGGGACATGATCATCATGCTGCTttatttaccataacaaataaaTGGTGTTTTTTTCCATCAAAATAACATAAATACATGGTGCTTTGCTGCATGCTTTGGCATCTGTTACCAAGTTCAAGAAGTATATGTATATAATTGATTTGAAGTTAAAGAAGCATATGTTCGGATGGAGTAGTTTGTTTCTGCTCTATAGATTGTTTTTGCTATTTTCCTCGTCATCTCTATTTCTTTGTGACGGCCTTAGGTATTAGAGTAGTTCAGCTAGCATATGCATTACAATTTTCTTATTGTACTATCTATTAATCTTATGTCCTGTATTGCAGACTTGCATCATGAAGGCTGCACAGTTTGGACCTTGGTCAGATCTTCCTACCGAACTCCTGGGCCTTGTCCTAAAGCGCCTCGATTCCCTAGCTGACCGTGTTCGTCTGAGAGCAGTCTGTCAACCATGGCGCTCTAATAGTATGTTGCAGAATCTCCCCCTCCCATTCCCTTGGCTCACCCTCACCGATGGAACCTTCCTCGGCATCCCTGGCAGTGAGGTTCACCGCATGCCTCTACCAGATGGTGCTCGTTGGCACGGCTCCATTGATAACAGGCTATTCCTCATGAGCTGTGATGGTGCGTGTTCATTGCTGAACCCTTTTTCCAAGAGCACACTGGAGCTTCCTAATCTTGCCAGTGTTTGGCAGCGCGAGATAGATAACCATGCTGAATATACTGATGATGCAGTTTCCTATAAGTTACTGGCGCCCTCGCCGCTGGAATCATCACCCAAGTCCCTTGCTGCTGCGTTGATCATCGGCAATTGTTATTCTGTTGATCTTTGTGTCGTTCAACCACCTGCCACCACTTACTCATTCAGAGGTATACGTACTGCACTGGGGGAGCCACCAACATTAGTGGACCTTGCATTCTTGGATGGAAGGCTGTACGTGGTATCTGGATTTTTCAAGCTTTTCGTCGTTGATTTTGGTGAGAACCTTGGTACTTATCCAAAGATGAAATGCGTAATTGACTCTGGTGGTGATTGTGGAACGCCTCAATACCTGTCTAAGAAGGTGCTTTATGGACTCAGCCAGTATTTAGTGGAATGTGGTGGTAGGCTGCTGATGGGGCAAAGATTTACACACTCACAGGGTTTTAGGAATTCTCACACTGTTGGATTTAATGTCCTTGAGGCAGACTTGCGCACTAACCCGGGTCAGTGGAGAACGGTGAGTGATTTGGGTGGCCATGCCCTCTTTCTTGGTAAGCAAAGCTCGAAGTCCCTGCCTGCTGGAGAATGCAGTGGATCCCAGGAGGACTGCATCTACTTCATCTGCGATTATCCTTGTCCAGAGTCTTCTGCAGAACCTCTTCGCGACGCTGGCATATACAACGTGAGAAGTGGGATGATAATGCCATTGCATTCAAGGAATCCTGCAGTACCGCAACGCCAAGCTGGTCAGTGGGGCCTGACCTGGTTTTTTCCTTCTGAAGCTATATGATCAACCAAGAAGGATTTTTTTAGTCTTTTGTGGTCAACCAACATGCCTGGGTTCTGCTCATCTTTATCTTACTAATATGTTATTGTGTGGACTTAAAGAAGGATTTTTTTAGTCTTTTGTGGTCAACCAACATGCCTGGGTTCTGCTCATCTTTATCTTACTAATATGTTATTGTGTGGACTTAATTAGTATATGATGGTGTGCACTTTTAAGTCACTTGGTGACAATAATGGGTTCATGTAATCGAATGCTTAAACCTTTCGTTGTGGAAACTTGATGTTTTATCTGTGTGGCTATGCTTTTAACAGACTTGGGAGTTAATGATAGCTCTGCACGTATATGTTTCTGCCATGTAGATAATTGCTACTTCCTACAGGTGGtgatttttctctccaaaaagtGGATAGGCCCGGCCTCTCCATTATCATGATGCACACAGCTGTAATTTATTGACGCACACAAGTTTTACAAAGAAGCCTCAGTAgcaataaaaaataaaaagacAGGTGGTTAGTTATGGACTGCCTGTTTAGAGAATTTCAAAAGCAGAGTGGTGTAGCGTAGCATAAAGGTACATGAG includes:
- the LOC125527581 gene encoding uncharacterized protein LOC125527581 produces the protein MPLTAEEVARRTSSNDLEYMQIFGKTTDKLPLDRWRPPAESGYKINVDGSFVPGQQHAGWGVALRSMEGSLLCARAGRIENINDAFAAEVVAMSQAISTTAELGLVRVEFEIDSQLLAEALDLRKVDSSVYTAVIEDMEYQLKLWFSKFVISYGEPVLSFPKQNPCSQRTLHGFSLPTHGQGPIQGDTQASAGGFHSSPSLADQGTKFSKTCIMKAAQFGPWSDLPTELLGLVLKRLDSLADRVRLRAVCQPWRSNSMLQNLPLPFPWLTLTDGTFLGIPGSEVHRMPLPDGARWHGSIDNRLFLMSCDGACSLLNPFSKSTLELPNLASVWQREIDNHAEYTDDAVSYKLLAPSPLESSPKSLAAALIIGNCYSVDLCVVQPPATTYSFRGIRTALGEPPTLVDLAFLDGRLYVVSGFFKLFVVDFGENLGTYPKMKCVIDSGGDCGTPQYLSKKVLYGLSQYLVECGGRLLMGQRFTHSQGFRNSHTVGFNVLEADLRTNPGQWRTVSDLGGHALFLGKQSSKSLPAGECSGSQEDCIYFICDYPCPESSAEPLRDAGIYNVRSGMIMPLHSRNPAVPQRQAGQWGLTWFFPSEAI